Genomic DNA from Vibrio sp. SNU_ST1:
GTTTTGAAAAGAGCTGTGCGCTCTTGTGGTTGATAAGTGTGGAGTACGAGTTCAACCAGTGCGTGTTGTTTTTTTTCGATAGGCAGGCTGCTAGCCAACAGTGAACCTAAAGACGACATTAATTCCATGTAGTGAACCGCCCAAGTTTATCCAATTATTTTTATGTGACTTGTACCCGTTTATGAGAGATGTATCTATGGCTGATGTTTGAGAGTAGTTACTTTATAAAGTTGCTCTAACTTTTTTTGTGCATTTGATTTCTCATAAACAAGCTGCATTTTAAGATGAAAGTCTACTACTTGTACGAATCCTAAACAACATGGTTTCGCTATTTTTTAATCAGTTCATGAACCGCTAAATTAGTTTATTCTCAAATACTTACTTGTCAGCTTATTGTTCGGCTTTGTTTTTTGACAGTGCCCTGTGTTTTGGGGATCGTTACACCATAATCTCTGATGAAGTGATGACATTCGAGGTTTAAGCTTGCCTGCATATGAAACATTATTGCGAGTAATCCCTCGTGAATGATTGAGGTAGAGAGAATTTATGAAGATAGTACGATTAACATCATTACTTGGAATAGCAACCTTGTTTAGTGTCGCGGCGTTAGCTGGGTGTAGTCAGAAATCAGAGGTACCAACCCAACCACAAGATAATGCCAACCCTATCTGCAGCACTAAAAATCTGACGGGTGGTTGGTCGCAAAGCGAGATTACACCAGAAGCCAGGCAAGCTTTAAACGCAGTTCTTGGCCAAATGAACACTTCAGCTGAGCTCAAACAGATCTTGAGCGTTCGAACTCAGGTTGTCGCGGGTTTGAACTATGCTATCGAGTTTGAAATGGATAATGGTGAAGTGTGGAACAGCATCGTTTACCGTTCTCTACAAGGTGACATCAAAATGACGCAA
This window encodes:
- a CDS encoding cystatin domain-containing protein, whose protein sequence is MKIVRLTSLLGIATLFSVAALAGCSQKSEVPTQPQDNANPICSTKNLTGGWSQSEITPEARQALNAVLGQMNTSAELKQILSVRTQVVAGLNYAIEFEMDNGEVWNSIVYRSLQGDIKMTQPAQKGRLCPLINEK